In the Hordeum vulgare subsp. vulgare chromosome 7H, MorexV3_pseudomolecules_assembly, whole genome shotgun sequence genome, one interval contains:
- the LOC123408649 gene encoding photosynthetic NDH subunit of subcomplex B 3, chloroplastic isoform X2 yields MAATLQFVSLLGTTSAHPAPSSCSSSSSSSEKHHRSVHLPQQRQPSRRRRLRAVRAVETDAPAAAADSEATVEPPSVDFAFVSPRLLPDGTPDVHYRTACGGQKLRDIMLDGYIDLYGPYDKLLLNCSGGGECGTCIVEVVEGGEMLSPKNEVEKEKLKRKPKSWRLACQATVGNPDSTGQMVIQQLPEWKVHKWDK; encoded by the exons ATGGCGGCGACACTGCAGTTCGTCAGCCTGCTCGGCACCACCTCCGCCCATCCAGCTCCTTCctcctgcagcagcagcagcagcagcagcgagaAGCACCACCGCTCAGTCCATCTGCCCCAGCAGCGGCAGCCGTCGAGACGGAGGAGGCTCCGTGCCGTCCGCGCCGTCGAGACGGACGCCCCCGCCGCCGCAGCAGATTCTGAGGCGACGGTGGAGCCGCCGTCCGTCGACTTTGCGTTCGTCAGC CCCCGGCTGCTGCCGGACGGGACGCCGGACGTGCACTACCGGACGGCGTGCGGCGGGCAGAAGCTCAGGGACATCATGCTCGACGGCTACATCGACCTCTACGGGCCTTAC gATAAGCTGCTGCTCAACTGCTCGGGGGGCGGCGAGTGCGGCACCTGCATCGTGGAG GTGGTGGAAGGCGGCGAAATGCTGTCTCCGAAAAACGAAGTGGAAAAGGAAAAGCTTAAAAGG AAACCCAAGTCATGGAGGCTGGCGTGCCAGGCCACGGTTGGCAACCCAGATTCAACAGGACAG ATGGTCATACAGCAGCTACCAGAGTGGAAGGTGCACAAGTGGGACAAGTGA
- the LOC123407488 gene encoding transcription elongation factor 1 homolog, with amino-acid sequence MGKRKSAAKPPPKKRMDKLDTVFSCPFCNHGSSVECRIDMKNLIGEANCRICQESFSTTINALTEPIDIYSEWIDECERVNAVGDDDDDP; translated from the exons ATGGGGAAGAGAAAGTCAGCTGCTAAGCCACCCCCTAAGAAGCGGATGGACAAGCTCGACACGGTCTTTTCCTGCCCGTTCTGCAACCATGGGAGCAGCGTTGAATGCCGAAT TGATATGAAGAATCTGATTGGTGAGGCGAATTGTCGAATCTGCCAGGAAAGCTTCAGCACCACCATAAATG CGCTGACTGAGCCTATTGATAT ATACAGCGAATGGATCGATGAGTGCGAGCGCGTCAACGCTGtcggagatgatgatgatgatccatGA
- the LOC123408649 gene encoding photosynthetic NDH subunit of subcomplex B 3, chloroplastic isoform X1, producing the protein MAATLQFVSLLGTTSAHPAPSSCSSSSSSSEKHHRSVHLPQQRQPSRRRRLRAVRAVETDAPAAAADSEATVEPPSVDFAFVSPRLLPDGTPDVHYRTACGGQKLRDIMLDGYIDLYGPYDKLLLNCSGGGECGTCIVECNTETSENISSRLTFFQVVEGGEMLSPKNEVEKEKLKRKPKSWRLACQATVGNPDSTGQMVIQQLPEWKVHKWDK; encoded by the exons ATGGCGGCGACACTGCAGTTCGTCAGCCTGCTCGGCACCACCTCCGCCCATCCAGCTCCTTCctcctgcagcagcagcagcagcagcagcgagaAGCACCACCGCTCAGTCCATCTGCCCCAGCAGCGGCAGCCGTCGAGACGGAGGAGGCTCCGTGCCGTCCGCGCCGTCGAGACGGACGCCCCCGCCGCCGCAGCAGATTCTGAGGCGACGGTGGAGCCGCCGTCCGTCGACTTTGCGTTCGTCAGC CCCCGGCTGCTGCCGGACGGGACGCCGGACGTGCACTACCGGACGGCGTGCGGCGGGCAGAAGCTCAGGGACATCATGCTCGACGGCTACATCGACCTCTACGGGCCTTAC gATAAGCTGCTGCTCAACTGCTCGGGGGGCGGCGAGTGCGGCACCTGCATCGTGGAG TGCAACACGGAAACCTCTGAAAATATTTCGTCCCGCCTGACGTTCTTTCAGGTGGTGGAAGGCGGCGAAATGCTGTCTCCGAAAAACGAAGTGGAAAAGGAAAAGCTTAAAAGG AAACCCAAGTCATGGAGGCTGGCGTGCCAGGCCACGGTTGGCAACCCAGATTCAACAGGACAG ATGGTCATACAGCAGCTACCAGAGTGGAAGGTGCACAAGTGGGACAAGTGA
- the LOC123407486 gene encoding ubiquinone biosynthesis O-methyltransferase, mitochondrial — translation MLRRLAPSLRRAAASSAVQRGGGGARLPDPGLSSPHALPPQWRRCASAAASSLPPPPPTPPQGPPRHAGGGSAASSLNPAEVAKFAAIAETWWDSQGPFKPLHLMNPTRLSFIRSTLCRHFRRDPYSAKPLEGLKVIDVGCGGGILSEPLARMGATVTGIDAVEKNIKIAHIHAASDPTTASIEYCCTTAEDLVKENKQFDAVISLEVIEHVANPLEFCESLSALTVPNGATVISTINRSMRAYAAAIVGAEYILRWLPIGTHEWSKLVTPEELVLALQRASISVEEMAGFVYNPLTREWSLSDDTSINYIAYGIKKSETPPTMPHQ, via the exons ATGCTCCGCCGCCTCGCTCCGTCGCTCCGCCGAGCGGCCGCCTCCTCCGCCGTccagcgcggcggcggcggcgcgcgcctCCCGGACCCTGGCCTCTCGTCTCCCCACGCGCTGCCCCCGCAATGGCGCCGCTGCGCCTCCGCCGCCGCATCCTCGCTCCCGCCGCCCCCGCCGACTCCGCCCCAGGGCCCGCCGCGGCACGCGGGCGGGGGATCCGCCGCGTCCTCTCTGAACCCCGCCGAGGTGGCCAAGTTCGCCGCCATCGCCGAGACCTG GTGGGATTCTCAAGGTCCATTCAAGCCATTGCATTTGATGAATCCGACACGACTGTCTTTTATCCGCTCCACACTCTGTAGACATTTCAG GAGGGATCCATATTCAGCTAAGCCACTCGAAGGTCTTAAAGTTATTGATGTTGGATGTGGAGGTGGCATTCTCTCAGAG CCTCTTGCTCGGATGGGAGCTACAGTTACTGGCATTGATGCTGTTGAGAAGAATATAAAGATTGCGCACATTCATGCT GCATCTGATCCAACAACTGCTTCCATTGAGTATTGCTGCACAACCGCTG AGGATTTGGTAAAAGAGAACAAGCAATTTGATGCTGTAATTTCTCTTGAG GTGATTGAGCACGTTGCTAATCCTTTGGAGTTCTGCGAATCTCTATCAGCTTTGACAGTTCCTAATGGCGCCACTGTGATTTCTACAATCAACCGGTCAATGAGAGCATATGCGGCTGCCATTGTTGGTGCTGAGTATATTCTCAGATGG CTTCCTATAGGCACACATGAGTGGTCGAAACTAGTCACCCCTGAGGAGCTAGTCCTAGCACTGCAAAGAGCCTCAATCTCC GTCGAAGAAATGGCAGGCTTTGTCTACAATCCGTTGACCAGAGAGTGGTCCCTGTCTGATGATACAAGTATAAACTACATCGCTTACGGCATCAAGAAGAGCGAAACACCCCCAACAATGCCACATCAGTAA
- the LOC123409739 gene encoding B-box zinc finger protein 22 — translation MKIQCNACGAAEARVLCCADEAALCAACDEEVHAANRLAAKHQRVPLLPDAAPNAAAPPKCDICQEASGYFFCLEDRALLCRDCDVAIHTVNSFVSAHQRFLLTGVQVGLDPADPVPPVTEKHVNTSSGSVDSQPKHLPKKNPTVLVSGEIGGSIPSQNAISEDYSRQISAPNTKTGMANWTIDNSALRLAEPPPKYLSDGNSKLMLSGQTTAGLSNQMNRDTGRAYNLPFSGGNGSDSLPDWPVDEFFSNLEYGPNFGFTEHGSSKGDNAKLGSAGGSPQCRLAEGLFAEDLLGQVPGFDAEDPWVVPEVPSPPTASALCWQGNLHYPVYDGAMFVPEAPSLQSSQDHLTASAGFKRRRREV, via the exons ATGAAGATCCAGTGCAACGCGTGCGGGGCGGCGGAGGCGCGGGTGCTCTGCTGCGCCGACGAGGCCGCGCTCTGCGCCGCCTGCGACGAGGAGGTGCACGCCGCCAACAGGCTCGCCGCCAAGCACCAGCGCGTGCCGCTCCTCCCCGACGCCGCGCCCAACGCCGCCGCGCCGCCCAAGTGCGACATCTGCCAG GAGGCTTCTGGATACTTCTTCTGCCTGGAGGACCGTGCTCTACTTTGTAGAGATTGTGATGTTGCTATACACACAGTGAATTCCTTTGTTTCAGCACATCAAAGGTTCCTGCTGACAGGAGTTCAAGTTGGCCTCGATCCTGCCGATCCTGTTCCACCTGTTACTGAAAAGCATGTTAACACTTCTAGTGGATCAGTGGATTCACAACCAAAACACCTGCCAAAGAAAAATCCTACAGTCCTGGTTTCAGGTGAAATCGGTGGATCTATTCCCAGCCAAAATGCAATCAGTGAGGATTATTCTAGGCAGATTTCTGCTCCAAATACCAAGACCGGAATGGCCAATTGGACTATCGACAACAGTGCACTTAGATTGGCAGAGCCTCCACCCAAGTACCTGTCAGATGGAAATTCaaaacttatgctctctggtcagACCACCGCAGGTCTATCCAACCAAATGAACAGAGATACTGGCCGAGCTTACAACTTACCTTTCTCAGGCGGTAATGGGTCAGACAGTTTACCTGATTGGCCTGTGGACGAATTCTTCAGTAACTTAGAATATGGTCCAAACTTTGGCTTCACTGAGCATGGTTCTTCCAAG GGTGACAATGCTAAGCTAGGGAGTGCTGGGGGATCACCACAGTGCCGCCTAGCTGAAGGCCTGTTTGCAGAAGATCTGCTTGGCCAGGTACCTGGATTTGATGCTGAGGATCCATGGGTGGTGCCCGAGGTTCCCTCCCCACCAACAGCCTCGGCTCTGTGCTGGCAAGGGAATTTGCATTACCCTGTGTATGACGGCGCCATGTTCGTCCCTGAAGCTCCCTCCCTGCAGAGCTCTCAGGACCACTTAACTGCATCTGCCGGTTTCAAGCGTCGAAGGAGAGAGGTTTGA